One window of Polyangiaceae bacterium genomic DNA carries:
- a CDS encoding TerB family tellurite resistance protein produces the protein MSALLLPALPRASAPLLRDALDHVIEAALSQAGASGVRALSGRLPSKQSLLDGQRALRAAPDSNDARAQRALLECALIVASADELTPEEQTALERLFQQVLGDAEAAQLIQELQRHLEVEGVQGSLSRVADQLVSFEQREQALSFAVLAAIADRELGEAEADRLLDLGARFGFGVGEVQRLVDRMAKALKNALASSNLSG, from the coding sequence ATGAGTGCCCTGTTGCTGCCGGCCTTGCCTCGCGCGTCCGCGCCTCTGCTGCGCGACGCGCTCGACCACGTGATCGAGGCGGCCCTATCCCAAGCGGGAGCGAGCGGTGTGCGCGCCCTTAGCGGTCGCCTACCAAGCAAGCAAAGCCTGCTCGATGGACAACGAGCACTGCGCGCCGCTCCAGACTCCAATGACGCTCGCGCCCAGCGCGCGTTGCTCGAGTGTGCGCTGATCGTCGCGTCAGCTGACGAACTCACACCAGAGGAGCAGACGGCCCTCGAGCGGTTGTTTCAGCAGGTGCTAGGTGACGCGGAAGCCGCTCAACTGATTCAGGAGCTACAGCGCCACCTGGAAGTCGAAGGCGTCCAAGGCAGCTTGAGCCGCGTCGCGGACCAACTCGTGAGCTTCGAGCAGCGGGAACAAGCGTTGTCATTCGCGGTGCTTGCAGCGATCGCGGACCGCGAGCTGGGCGAGGCGGAAGCGGATCGCCTGCTGGACCTCGGCGCGCGCTTCGGGTTTGGAGTGGGCGAGGTCCAACGCCTGGTCGACCGCATGGCCAAGGCGCTCAAGAACGCGCTCGCCTCATCCAACCTCAGTGGCTAG
- a CDS encoding catalase gives MPNTKRSTKATEHRGEGDELHQPATGKHPPLTTNQGVEIADNQNSLKDAPRGATLLEDFILREKITHFDHERIPERIVHARGSGAHGYFELTRSLSKYTTAAVLTEVGEKVPVFARFSTVAGGAGSVDTPRDVRGFAVKFYTQQGNWDLVGNNIPVFFIQDAIKFPDLIHAVKMEPDRGFPQAASAHDTFWDFISLTPEAMHMVMWAMSDRAIPRSLRMIEGFGIHSFRLISKSGKSTFVKFHFRPKLGLQSLVWDEAVKIAGADSDFHRRDLFEAIESGQFPEWTVAVQLFSEEEAEKFPFDHLDPTKLIPEELVPLTEIGRMVLNRNPDNFFAETEQAAFCPANIVPGMDFTNDPLLQGRLFSYLDTQISRFGGVNFHELPINAPKCPFANNQRDGKMRSRVNKGRVAYEPSSLEPTSPRETASGFRSAVTSRDEGARGRLRPDSFADHYSQARQFFFSQSEIERAHIASALVFELSKVETQHVRDRMVSLLRNVDEGLAKRVADGLGFSKLPAAAPCKVKPVDHPASPALGLIQKADPSLQGRVVGILCADGSSKATVDKIRAAAKKAGGTTQIVAPRVMNLRWSSKGTFDADGKLEGTPSMNFDAVALVLSKPGAESLKSDAAAVDFVRDAFGHLKAVAYDAGAKALVDASGIDVDDEAVLELGVDEFIEWAKTRNWNREPKLRKLA, from the coding sequence ATGCCGAACACGAAGCGAAGCACGAAGGCGACCGAGCACCGTGGTGAAGGAGACGAGCTTCACCAGCCGGCTACAGGTAAACACCCCCCGTTGACCACGAATCAGGGCGTGGAGATTGCGGACAATCAGAACTCACTGAAGGACGCGCCTCGCGGGGCGACGCTGCTGGAAGACTTCATCCTCAGGGAGAAGATCACCCACTTCGACCATGAGCGCATCCCCGAGCGCATCGTCCACGCGCGCGGCTCTGGCGCTCACGGCTACTTCGAGCTCACGCGCTCCCTCTCGAAGTACACCACCGCGGCAGTGCTAACCGAGGTGGGGGAGAAGGTGCCGGTCTTTGCGCGTTTCTCTACGGTTGCCGGGGGCGCTGGGTCGGTTGACACACCAAGAGACGTGCGCGGCTTCGCCGTGAAGTTCTACACCCAGCAGGGCAACTGGGATCTGGTCGGCAACAACATCCCGGTGTTCTTCATCCAGGACGCGATCAAGTTTCCCGATCTGATCCACGCGGTAAAGATGGAACCAGATCGCGGGTTCCCTCAGGCGGCGTCCGCCCATGACACCTTCTGGGACTTCATCTCCCTCACCCCAGAAGCCATGCACATGGTCATGTGGGCCATGTCGGATCGCGCGATACCGCGGTCGCTACGCATGATCGAAGGTTTTGGAATCCACTCGTTTCGCCTGATCTCGAAGAGCGGAAAGTCCACGTTCGTGAAGTTTCACTTCCGTCCGAAACTTGGTCTGCAGTCGTTGGTCTGGGATGAGGCGGTAAAGATCGCTGGAGCTGATTCGGACTTTCACCGCAGAGATCTGTTCGAGGCGATCGAGTCGGGGCAGTTCCCCGAGTGGACTGTCGCCGTTCAGCTCTTTTCCGAGGAGGAAGCCGAGAAGTTCCCATTCGACCACCTGGACCCGACGAAGCTCATCCCTGAGGAGCTGGTTCCGCTGACCGAAATCGGTCGGATGGTGCTCAATAGGAATCCGGATAATTTCTTTGCGGAAACTGAGCAGGCGGCGTTCTGTCCCGCAAACATCGTCCCGGGAATGGACTTCACCAACGATCCACTGTTGCAGGGGCGCCTGTTTTCGTACCTGGACACGCAGATCTCACGCTTTGGTGGGGTGAACTTCCACGAGTTGCCGATCAACGCCCCCAAGTGTCCCTTCGCGAACAATCAGCGCGACGGGAAGATGCGTTCTCGGGTCAACAAGGGGCGCGTGGCGTACGAGCCCTCATCCCTCGAGCCCACGAGTCCACGGGAAACTGCGAGCGGATTCAGAAGCGCAGTCACCTCACGCGATGAGGGGGCGCGGGGCCGTCTGCGCCCAGACTCATTTGCCGATCACTACAGCCAGGCTCGACAGTTCTTCTTCAGCCAGTCGGAGATCGAGCGCGCCCACATTGCCTCGGCCCTGGTGTTCGAACTCTCCAAGGTGGAGACACAGCATGTGCGGGACCGCATGGTTTCGCTGCTGCGGAACGTCGATGAGGGACTCGCCAAGCGCGTGGCCGATGGGCTCGGGTTCAGCAAGCTTCCGGCGGCCGCTCCGTGCAAGGTCAAGCCCGTGGACCATCCCGCGTCGCCTGCACTGGGTTTGATTCAAAAGGCTGACCCGTCACTCCAGGGGCGAGTCGTTGGCATTCTGTGCGCCGACGGAAGCTCGAAGGCGACGGTTGACAAGATCCGCGCGGCAGCGAAGAAGGCTGGGGGAACGACGCAAATCGTCGCCCCAAGGGTGATGAACCTGCGCTGGTCGAGCAAGGGCACGTTCGACGCGGACGGCAAGCTCGAGGGAACACCCTCGATGAACTTCGATGCGGTGGCGCTCGTGCTCTCCAAGCCAGGAGCGGAATCGTTGAAAAGCGACGCGGCCGCGGTCGACTTCGTGAGAGATGCCTTCGGTCACCTGAAGGCGGTCGCTTACGACGCAGGCGCGAAGGCGCTGGTCGACGCCAGCGGAATCGACGTCGACGACGAGGCCGTGCTCGAGCTTGGCGTGGATGAGTTCATCGAATGGGCAAAAACGCGAAACTGGAATCGAGAGCCCAAGCTGAGAAAGCTTGCGTGA
- the amrB gene encoding AmmeMemoRadiSam system protein B, translating to MHTRPAQVRGRFYPGSPREIERQLAVCLGEPRAEQPALALVLPHAGWVYSGAIAGEAIAQTRIPERVIVLCPNHTGQGARGAVWARGEWECGIDRVPIDEALADSLLARTSVLQADDSAHFGEHAIEVLLPLLQARQPALRVVPICLGPLRYEQSAEVGAAMASVIAQLPEAERPLIVASTDMSHFLSAEQAQRADAPALDAVLHLDPRALYQRVVEQDISMCGFLPTCATLCAVRELGASRAELMKYGHSGLVTGDDSRVVAYASFRLS from the coding sequence ATGCACACACGACCAGCGCAAGTCCGCGGGCGCTTCTATCCCGGCAGTCCGAGGGAGATTGAGCGCCAGCTGGCGGTGTGTCTCGGTGAGCCGAGAGCGGAGCAACCGGCGCTTGCTTTGGTGTTGCCCCATGCTGGCTGGGTCTACAGCGGTGCCATCGCAGGCGAGGCGATCGCTCAGACGCGGATCCCGGAACGCGTGATCGTGCTGTGTCCGAATCACACGGGTCAGGGAGCTCGTGGCGCGGTGTGGGCGCGGGGTGAGTGGGAGTGCGGCATCGATCGAGTGCCGATCGACGAAGCGCTGGCAGACTCATTGCTCGCGCGCACGTCGGTGCTGCAGGCGGATGACAGCGCGCACTTCGGCGAGCACGCGATCGAGGTGCTGTTGCCGTTGCTGCAGGCGCGTCAGCCCGCGCTGCGCGTGGTTCCGATCTGTCTGGGTCCGCTGCGCTATGAGCAAAGCGCCGAGGTTGGAGCGGCCATGGCGAGTGTGATCGCTCAGTTGCCTGAGGCTGAGCGTCCGCTGATTGTTGCGAGCACGGACATGTCGCACTTCTTGAGCGCCGAGCAAGCGCAGCGCGCGGACGCACCAGCGCTCGACGCGGTGCTGCACTTGGATCCGCGCGCGCTCTACCAGCGCGTCGTCGAGCAAGACATCAGCATGTGTGGCTTCCTGCCCACCTGCGCGACGTTGTGCGCCGTGCGGGAGCTCGGTGCTTCACGCGCGGAGTTGATGAAGTATGGGCACTCCGGTCTCGTGACAGGCGACGACAGCCGCGTCGTGGCCTACGCGAGCTTCCGTCTCAGCTAG
- a CDS encoding zinc-dependent peptidase: protein MFDFLKRRRREALKTTPLDGEQRAILERNVPYLKRLSSADREELEGLVQIFLAEKEFEGCGGLELTDEMRLTIAAQACVLLLHRETDIYPDLDVILVYPSAYKVPAGHAEGGIVLEGDQARLGESWTRGIVVLAWDHVKSGAAQPADGQNVVLHEFAHQLDGEDGAMDGAPDLGTRARYTSWAHVLGDEFKELSERIHEGRRSDIDPYGATNPAEFFAVLTEMFFEKPRALQKRHPDLYEELSSFYRQDPASDLD from the coding sequence GTGTTCGACTTCCTCAAGCGACGGCGCCGAGAGGCCCTCAAAACGACCCCGTTGGATGGCGAGCAACGGGCGATCCTCGAACGCAACGTTCCGTACCTCAAACGCTTGTCCTCCGCGGATCGCGAGGAGCTCGAAGGATTGGTCCAAATTTTCCTCGCAGAAAAAGAATTCGAGGGTTGTGGCGGCCTCGAGCTCACCGACGAAATGCGCCTGACCATCGCCGCCCAAGCGTGCGTCTTGCTGCTCCACCGAGAGACAGACATCTATCCCGATCTGGACGTGATCCTCGTCTACCCGAGCGCCTACAAGGTGCCCGCTGGGCACGCCGAGGGTGGGATTGTGCTCGAGGGGGACCAAGCCCGCCTGGGTGAGTCGTGGACCCGCGGCATCGTCGTCTTGGCGTGGGATCACGTGAAGTCCGGAGCGGCGCAGCCTGCCGATGGCCAGAACGTCGTGCTGCATGAGTTCGCTCACCAGCTCGATGGCGAAGATGGCGCGATGGACGGCGCGCCGGACCTCGGCACACGTGCGCGCTACACGTCGTGGGCCCACGTGCTCGGCGACGAGTTCAAAGAGCTTTCCGAGCGGATTCACGAAGGAAGACGCAGCGACATCGATCCCTACGGCGCCACCAACCCCGCGGAGTTCTTCGCCGTGCTGACGGAGATGTTCTTCGAGAAGCCGCGCGCGCTGCAGAAGCGGCACCCGGATCTATACGAAGAGCTCTCGAGCTTTTATCGGCAGGATCCGGCGAGCGACCTCGACTGA
- a CDS encoding MBL fold metallo-hydrolase, producing MRVTFHGVRGSVPAPGPNTARYGGNTSCVEVELADGSRLVLDAGTGLRELGKKMAPGPARVHLLLSHTHWDHVLGLPFFGPLWRKETEIVVYPLASEAQERFRQTVTLFDPIHFPIGLDDIPSTIDFTKPAGDVWQIGSAQVSRILLNHPGGAQGFRIVDDDGSSVCYLTDNELAAPTGAVISLDELARFAADADLLIHDSQYIKSDMPAKVGWGHSVVDDVLELGKLARPKRLSLFHHDPDRTDDALDAIGAAAETWLQEFAPECELSVASEGDTIELPPR from the coding sequence ATGCGCGTCACATTTCATGGGGTTCGGGGCTCGGTACCAGCGCCAGGACCGAACACCGCTCGCTACGGGGGCAACACCTCGTGCGTCGAGGTCGAACTCGCAGATGGCTCGCGCTTGGTGTTGGACGCGGGCACTGGACTTCGCGAACTCGGCAAGAAGATGGCCCCGGGGCCTGCTCGCGTGCATCTGCTGCTCTCCCACACCCACTGGGATCACGTGTTGGGGCTTCCGTTCTTCGGTCCGCTCTGGCGCAAAGAGACGGAGATCGTCGTCTACCCGTTGGCGAGTGAAGCCCAGGAGCGCTTCCGCCAAACGGTAACGCTGTTCGATCCAATCCACTTCCCGATCGGGCTGGACGACATCCCGTCGACGATCGACTTCACGAAGCCCGCCGGGGACGTCTGGCAGATCGGCTCCGCGCAAGTATCTCGCATCCTGTTGAACCACCCGGGGGGCGCCCAGGGCTTCCGCATCGTGGACGACGATGGCTCCAGCGTGTGTTACCTCACGGATAATGAACTCGCAGCGCCAACCGGCGCCGTGATTTCACTGGACGAGCTGGCCCGCTTCGCTGCTGACGCCGATCTGTTGATCCACGACTCCCAGTACATCAAGAGCGACATGCCCGCGAAGGTGGGCTGGGGTCACTCGGTGGTGGATGACGTGCTCGAGCTCGGAAAGCTCGCGCGTCCGAAGCGCCTTTCGCTGTTCCATCACGACCCGGATCGCACAGACGACGCCCTCGACGCAATCGGCGCCGCCGCAGAGACGTGGCTCCAAGAATTCGCGCCCGAGTGCGAGCTTTCGGTCGCCAGCGAAGGCGACACCATCGAGCTTCCACCGCGCTGA
- a CDS encoding S1 family peptidase, which yields MRRLLLAVPLLFSVAACSTEQGEPVVLSKNMQPIAGGVSDSTHKSVFGLFSYASGGICSGTLIAPNLILTARHCVAPTTGEYVICNQSPFGTPYSGSQLYGTYEDRLSQSAQYFQGAEVFVPADGNDTCGFDVALIRLKQNVPGSVAEPYVPRVDQLVRRNEVYTAVGFGNTNDTSGAGTRRMRENLVVQCDQGSCGFGVHQNEFQGDTGICSGDSGGPALDDQGRVIGVVSRGGQGCSTPVYGAVPHWGDWIREIALDAANKGGYTPATWVTTGSTQEPGTGGTGGTGGQPGTGGAGGDGGTGGTGTAGDGGSGGSVSTGKPQGLPCGASSECASGACGQLSSDTVSVCTAACGSSEECGDGFACSDSGYCFPESHFASGDAGTSTACSFSPPEKDPAKPVPWAVGALGLALWLTRRRRK from the coding sequence ATGCGTCGACTCCTTCTGGCTGTTCCTCTTCTATTTTCCGTTGCCGCTTGCTCCACCGAGCAAGGCGAGCCGGTGGTCCTGAGCAAGAACATGCAACCCATCGCGGGTGGCGTGAGTGACTCGACCCACAAGTCGGTGTTTGGCTTGTTCTCGTATGCGTCTGGGGGGATTTGCTCGGGAACCCTGATCGCTCCAAACCTCATCCTTACCGCGCGGCACTGTGTGGCGCCGACCACGGGTGAGTACGTCATCTGCAATCAGTCGCCCTTCGGCACCCCTTACTCCGGGTCGCAGCTCTATGGCACGTATGAGGACCGCCTCAGTCAGAGTGCACAGTACTTTCAGGGCGCTGAAGTCTTCGTCCCCGCCGACGGCAACGATACTTGTGGCTTCGACGTCGCGCTGATTCGCCTGAAGCAGAACGTGCCAGGTTCGGTTGCGGAGCCTTACGTGCCGCGGGTCGATCAGCTGGTGCGCCGCAACGAGGTCTACACGGCCGTTGGATTCGGCAACACCAACGACACCAGTGGCGCCGGCACCCGACGCATGCGCGAGAACTTGGTCGTGCAGTGTGATCAAGGTAGCTGTGGCTTCGGCGTCCATCAGAACGAGTTTCAAGGCGACACCGGCATCTGCAGTGGTGACTCGGGCGGTCCGGCGCTGGACGACCAGGGGCGCGTGATCGGTGTGGTCTCTCGCGGCGGACAAGGCTGCAGCACGCCGGTCTACGGCGCCGTTCCTCACTGGGGCGATTGGATCCGCGAGATCGCTCTCGATGCAGCCAACAAGGGCGGCTACACACCGGCGACCTGGGTCACCACGGGCTCGACTCAAGAGCCAGGCACGGGCGGTACCGGCGGCACCGGTGGGCAGCCGGGGACCGGCGGCGCTGGAGGTGATGGCGGTACCGGCGGCACTGGCACCGCAGGCGACGGCGGCTCGGGTGGCAGCGTTTCGACTGGGAAGCCCCAAGGCCTGCCGTGTGGCGCCTCGAGCGAGTGCGCTAGCGGCGCGTGTGGTCAGCTGAGTAGCGACACCGTCTCGGTCTGCACCGCCGCCTGCGGTTCATCCGAGGAGTGCGGCGACGGTTTCGCTTGTTCCGACTCCGGCTACTGCTTCCCAGAGAGCCACTTCGCCAGCGGCGACGCCGGCACCAGCACGGCGTGCAGCTTCTCCCCTCCGGAGAAGGACCCCGCGAAGCCGGTGCCGTGGGCCGTCGGCGCCCTGGGCCTCGCGCTTTGGCTGACGCGCCGCCGTCGGAAGTGA
- a CDS encoding SUMF1/EgtB/PvdO family nonheme iron enzyme yields the protein MQPRGELSARRRLSPSRAWIWGGGCIALALWLSAASATREALAQPRVAASGASEGSKPIAAPTRTRGCLPEMQRVGAFCIDRWEVRTETPEGQPLSPFYPPDYRILNKIRKVWVLERPHVGPERARAMPLPPLPSWQKKPFKLRAVSEPGVVPQGYMSYYMAKRACAAAGKRLCRDEEWESACKGQAKTKFPYGDDYVAGRCNVFREFHPADVLHLDASSGHRDPRLNLVLENGVDPGLRDTGGTKSCLSHWPGGDVYDMVGNLDEWVEDPKGHFRGGFYSRNTRAGCEAKVANHPAGYFDYSTGTRCCADPR from the coding sequence ATGCAGCCCCGTGGCGAACTCTCGGCGCGGCGTCGACTGAGCCCGAGCCGCGCTTGGATTTGGGGGGGAGGGTGCATCGCACTGGCGCTGTGGCTCTCCGCAGCGAGCGCGACGCGAGAGGCGTTGGCGCAGCCGAGGGTCGCCGCTAGTGGCGCGTCGGAAGGCTCGAAACCCATCGCTGCCCCGACTCGAACTCGCGGTTGCCTTCCGGAAATGCAGCGGGTCGGTGCGTTCTGCATTGACCGCTGGGAGGTGCGCACCGAGACACCCGAAGGGCAGCCGCTCTCGCCGTTCTATCCCCCAGACTATCGAATCCTGAACAAGATCCGCAAGGTGTGGGTCCTCGAACGGCCGCATGTGGGCCCCGAGCGCGCCCGCGCCATGCCCCTCCCGCCGCTCCCCAGCTGGCAAAAAAAGCCGTTCAAGCTGCGTGCCGTTTCAGAGCCTGGCGTGGTTCCTCAAGGATACATGAGCTACTACATGGCCAAGCGCGCCTGCGCCGCTGCTGGCAAGCGCCTGTGTCGGGACGAAGAGTGGGAGAGCGCCTGCAAGGGCCAAGCGAAGACTAAGTTTCCGTACGGCGATGACTACGTTGCCGGGCGCTGCAATGTGTTTCGAGAGTTCCACCCGGCGGATGTACTGCACCTGGATGCTTCGAGCGGGCATCGGGACCCGCGGCTGAACCTGGTGCTGGAAAACGGCGTCGACCCAGGGCTTCGGGACACCGGTGGGACGAAGAGCTGCCTGAGCCACTGGCCGGGTGGTGATGTTTACGACATGGTCGGCAACCTCGATGAGTGGGTCGAAGACCCCAAGGGCCATTTCCGTGGGGGATTCTACTCGCGGAACACTCGCGCTGGGTGCGAAGCCAAGGTCGCGAACCACCCCGCTGGCTACTTCGACTACTCCACCGGGACGCGCTGCTGCGCCGACCCTCGCTAG
- a CDS encoding CoA transferase codes for MNSTTEAGSAADRSAELWSALRGAEEAHQYLELYGPPALSSAFDVSGLAADSIGVASLAVAELASLRSGVRFPEVIVSRLEASAAFRCESLQAPEGWPLPPSWDPIAGNYRAQDRWIRLHTNYKSHRDAVLSVLGVTAEREAVAAAVSRWEAEALEQAVVDAGGAAACMYARGEWLNSDVGRATAQEPPVALLERGVSTSPLGPLPTGERGGAPLAGVRVLDLTRVIAGPLCTRFLAAYGADVLRVDPTGFEEVPALLPETTIGKRRCFLDLHTPAGKQRLRELVAAADALVVGLRPGALERFGLDAEALRDLNPNLVVAELDAYGWRGPWCGRRGFDSLVQMSCGITAHGSDAPGALPAQALDHAAGYLLAAGVCRALSQRMRGELMHVRASLLGVANHLWSRPIADPTPRVEHWPDELFERAETAWGPVRRVRCPGKLSGISPAWTRTAGNLGSDAPSFGDG; via the coding sequence ATGAACTCGACCACAGAAGCCGGCAGCGCAGCTGACCGCTCGGCTGAGCTCTGGAGCGCACTGCGCGGTGCTGAAGAAGCGCATCAATACCTGGAGCTGTACGGTCCGCCCGCGCTCTCGAGTGCGTTCGATGTATCAGGCTTAGCCGCAGATAGCATCGGCGTAGCGAGCCTGGCAGTCGCTGAACTAGCCAGCCTGCGCTCAGGCGTTCGCTTCCCCGAGGTAATCGTCAGTCGCTTGGAAGCGAGCGCCGCGTTCCGTTGCGAGTCGCTACAAGCGCCTGAGGGTTGGCCCTTACCTCCCAGCTGGGATCCCATCGCGGGTAACTATCGCGCCCAAGATCGCTGGATCCGTCTGCACACCAACTACAAGTCACATCGAGACGCTGTGCTCAGCGTCTTGGGGGTGACAGCCGAGCGGGAAGCCGTTGCGGCCGCGGTTTCCCGCTGGGAGGCTGAGGCGCTCGAGCAGGCGGTAGTCGACGCCGGAGGGGCCGCTGCGTGCATGTACGCGCGAGGCGAATGGCTGAACTCCGACGTCGGCCGCGCCACGGCTCAGGAGCCCCCCGTCGCGCTGCTCGAACGCGGTGTGAGTACGTCCCCGCTCGGCCCGCTGCCAACCGGAGAGCGCGGTGGAGCACCCCTCGCTGGCGTTCGCGTCTTGGATCTGACCCGGGTGATCGCGGGGCCACTGTGCACTCGCTTCTTGGCGGCCTACGGCGCGGATGTGCTGCGGGTGGACCCGACGGGTTTCGAGGAGGTACCGGCTCTCCTCCCGGAAACGACCATCGGCAAACGCCGTTGCTTTCTCGATCTTCACACGCCAGCGGGCAAGCAGCGCCTGAGGGAGCTGGTCGCCGCCGCCGATGCGCTCGTCGTGGGTTTACGCCCGGGCGCCCTCGAACGCTTCGGGCTCGACGCCGAAGCGCTTCGCGACCTCAATCCGAACCTCGTCGTCGCCGAGCTCGACGCCTATGGCTGGAGGGGCCCGTGGTGCGGACGCCGCGGCTTTGACAGCCTGGTGCAGATGAGCTGCGGGATCACGGCGCACGGCAGCGATGCTCCCGGCGCACTACCTGCTCAGGCGCTGGACCACGCCGCGGGCTACCTGCTCGCCGCAGGGGTGTGTCGTGCACTCAGCCAGCGCATGCGTGGTGAGCTCATGCATGTTCGGGCATCGCTACTCGGCGTGGCAAACCACCTTTGGTCACGACCGATCGCTGACCCCACGCCCCGTGTGGAACACTGGCCCGACGAACTATTCGAGAGGGCCGAGACGGCGTGGGGACCGGTGCGTCGGGTGCGCTGCCCGGGGAAGCTAAGCGGCATCAGTCCCGCTTGGACGCGAACGGCTGGGAACCTGGGAAGCGATGCGCCGAGCTTCGGCGACGGGTGA
- a CDS encoding YqgE/AlgH family protein, translating into MSSLAPGLLIAAPPLGDPNFDRSVVLLAQHGPDGAFGWIINGRDVMTLEDLLERADIGDTRVDTDGAVRIGGPVSQEQVWLIYRTEEKLPDIDGQFEVCEGVTATASRKILEAVAEGKMPPSLFGLVGYAGWAPSQLEDEIRAGAWLPTDVDASLVFDVSRDELWTKAYERIGASALAFTTRTVGSA; encoded by the coding sequence GTGAGTTCGCTGGCACCAGGTCTGTTGATCGCAGCTCCTCCGCTCGGAGATCCGAACTTCGACCGTTCTGTCGTGCTGCTCGCGCAACACGGGCCTGACGGCGCGTTCGGCTGGATCATCAACGGTAGAGACGTGATGACCCTCGAAGACCTGCTCGAGCGCGCCGACATCGGCGACACGCGGGTCGACACGGACGGTGCGGTGCGCATCGGCGGTCCCGTGTCCCAGGAGCAGGTCTGGTTGATTTACCGCACGGAAGAAAAGCTGCCGGACATCGATGGGCAGTTCGAGGTGTGTGAGGGAGTCACGGCGACTGCCTCTCGCAAGATTCTGGAAGCCGTCGCCGAGGGCAAGATGCCGCCCAGCTTGTTTGGCTTGGTCGGGTACGCGGGGTGGGCGCCCTCTCAGCTCGAAGACGAAATCCGCGCCGGTGCCTGGCTGCCGACAGATGTTGATGCGTCGCTGGTCTTCGACGTCTCTCGAGACGAGCTCTGGACCAAGGCGTATGAGCGCATTGGCGCCTCTGCCTTGGCCTTCACGACTCGCACCGTCGGTTCCGCCTGA